Proteins from a single region of Rhodothermales bacterium:
- a CDS encoding histone H1: protein MSKFSQLKDFVDSLESDFDKFYGKDNKAAGTRVRKAMQDLKKMAQDIRVDVQNRKNA, encoded by the coding sequence ATGAGCAAATTCAGCCAGCTGAAGGATTTTGTTGACAGTTTGGAGTCGGACTTTGACAAGTTTTACGGCAAGGACAACAAAGCCGCCGGCACCCGCGTCCGCAAAGCCATGCAGGACCTGAAGAAGATGGCCCAGGACATCCGAGTCGACGTACAGAACCGTAAGAATGCGTAG
- a CDS encoding DUF3078 domain-containing protein, with translation MKRVVLCVICALALVAPAATAQDAPAEEIPPGWRTGVVAKLAGSQVGFSNWQGGGINSLAFTAGVEGESKKESVRFKQKVNLRLSIGAIKQDTLSLRKAEDAIFAAYVVRYKGDGFFAKWNPTFAADLRTQFLEGFDYGSQPEERVSDLFAPAYLTQALGLTYGIDDWFSQRFGFGAKQTVVTIEELRASYGFQDDELDKSARLEAGIESQTQLTREIFKNVIYKSTLSLFAAFNNADKPDAIWENLLTMKVNDWLQTNFEMILLFDDDVKKEIQLKEVFSVGVAFTLL, from the coding sequence ATGAAAAGAGTAGTTCTGTGTGTTATATGTGCTCTCGCACTCGTCGCACCGGCAGCCACCGCTCAGGATGCACCGGCTGAGGAAATTCCACCCGGGTGGAGGACCGGCGTTGTTGCGAAGCTCGCTGGATCTCAGGTTGGATTCTCAAACTGGCAGGGTGGCGGTATCAACTCGCTCGCATTCACTGCCGGTGTGGAAGGCGAGTCAAAAAAGGAGTCAGTGCGCTTCAAGCAAAAGGTCAATCTTCGACTCAGTATCGGTGCCATCAAGCAGGACACGCTTTCACTTCGCAAGGCCGAGGACGCCATCTTCGCCGCGTACGTAGTGCGCTACAAGGGAGATGGCTTTTTCGCCAAGTGGAATCCCACATTTGCGGCCGATTTGCGCACTCAGTTCCTCGAAGGGTTCGACTATGGATCGCAGCCCGAGGAAAGGGTATCGGACCTGTTCGCGCCCGCGTATCTCACGCAGGCGCTTGGACTCACCTACGGCATCGACGACTGGTTCTCGCAACGATTCGGATTTGGTGCGAAACAGACCGTTGTTACGATTGAAGAGCTTCGTGCTTCGTATGGCTTTCAGGATGACGAACTCGACAAGTCCGCCCGACTTGAAGCGGGCATCGAGTCGCAGACTCAACTGACGCGCGAGATCTTCAAGAATGTCATCTACAAAAGCACGCTGTCGCTCTTCGCTGCATTTAACAACGCCGACAAGCCCGACGCCATCTGGGAGAACCTTCTGACCATGAAGGTGAACGATTGGCTGCAGACCAATTTTGAGATGATTCTCCTGTTCGATGATGACGTCAAGAAGGAAATCCAGCTCAAGGAGGTTTTCTCCGTCGGCGTCGCTTTCACTTTACTCTAG